One Gossypium raimondii isolate GPD5lz chromosome 3, ASM2569854v1, whole genome shotgun sequence genomic window carries:
- the LOC105795894 gene encoding protein MAINTENANCE OF MERISTEMS-like: MTSLIRTDRHISNAANNTDSYRLLRGRTSVWKTAPDARLMPYLEQAEFGSAALIRSSDVHYDLISALVERWRPETHTFHFPCGECTVTLEDVAMQLGLPIDGSLVTGVSSFTDPAAFCYELLGDSPGDCEKNFTGLQFTWLKAKFGQLSATTTEGELMCAARAYIMHIVGGVIMPDANNDKVHLMYLPLLANLSTVSSYSWGSVVLAVLYRELYRVTNPDVVDIGGCLPLLQS, encoded by the exons ATGACTTCATTGATTCGAACCGATAGACACATATCTAATGCGGCTAATAACacg gaCTCGTACCGATTATTAAGGGGTCGTACTAGTGTTTGGAAAACGGCTCCGGATGCACGATTGATGCCGTACTTGGAGCAAGCCGAATTTGGGTCAGCAGCACTGATCCGGTCCTCCGACGTGCACTATGATTTAATATCTGCGCTAGTGGAGCGGTGGCGCCCAgagacccacacttttcattttccgtGCGGGGAGTGCACAGTGACCTTAGAGGATGTTGCAATGCAGCTTGGGCTCCCAATTGACGGGAGTCTCGTAACGGGAGTATCTTCATTTACCGATCCGGCTGCATTTTGTTATGAGCTCCTGGGGGACTCGCCAGGGGACTGTGAGAAAAATTTTACGGGCTTACAATTTACATGGCTAAAAGCCAAATTTGGACAATTATCAGCCACTACCACTGAAGGTGAGTTGATGTGTGCTGCTcgagcgtacatcatgcatatcGTAGGGGGAGTAATCATGCCTGATGCAAACAACGACAAGGTGCATTTGATGTATTTGCCCCTATTAGCTAATTTGTCCACTGTTAGCTCGTATAGTTGGGGCTCCGTCGTTCTAGCAGTGTTGTACCGGGAGCTTTATCGGGTGACAAACCCGGATGTTGTAGACATTGGCGGATGCCTCCCACTGCTGCAGTCCTAG
- the LOC105794358 gene encoding methyl-CpG-binding domain protein 4-like protein: protein MSSFALTSRNGRKLQEVEGDEKAPDSASTKAIKTFGLQRKRAEMIQRMSQECLWKEWTHVTELHGVGKYAANAYAIFCTRKGDRVTPTDHMLNHYWNFLYGPKNTSI, encoded by the exons ATGAGTTCCTTTGCCCTAACATCTC GGAATGGAAGAAAATTACAGGAGGTTGAAGGAGATGAAAAAGCCCCTGACTCTGCCTCCACTAAGGCTATAAAAACTTTTGGTCTTCAAAGAAAGCGGGCAGAGATGATACAACGAATGTCTCAGGAATGTTTATGGAAGGAATGGACTCATGTGACTGAGCTGCACGGTGTCGGAAA GTATGCTGCAAATGCATATGCGATATTCTGTACTAGAAAAGGGGATAGAGTAACGCCCACCGATCATATGCTTAACCATTATTGGAACTTTCTCTATGGACCCAAGAATACTTCAATATAG
- the LOC105794357 gene encoding nudix hydrolase 18, mitochondrial, translating into MVCMVSRTGRHLQRYDNLGRRQVVGCIPYRYKSSSDGTMTDDLEVLVISSQKCQKMMFPKGGWELDESREEAALRESLEEAGVLGNVECELGKWDFISKSHGTFYEGYMFPLLVKEELDFWPEQNLRQRTWMNVKEARDVCQHWWMKEALDILVERLNSLKQQNEQNYPNICSDLVAKISSL; encoded by the exons ATGGTTTGCATGGTTTCTCGCACTGGAAGGCACTTGCAGCGATACGATAACCTAGGCCGCCGCCAAGTTGTCGG TTGCATTCCCTATAGATACAAATCTAGCAGTGATGGAACCATGACTGATGACTTGGAGGTACTTGTGATCTCCTCCCAGAAATGTCAAAAAATGATGTTTCCCAAG GGTGGCTGGGAGCTTGATGAATCTAGAGAAGAAGCTGCATTAAGAGAGTCACTTGAAGAAGCTGGTGTTCTAGGCAATGTTGAG TGTGAACTGGGGAAGTGGGACTTCATAAGCAAAAGCCATGGCACATTTTATGAAGGTTATATGTTCCCTTTGCTAGTGAAAGAAGAACTTGATTTCTGGCCTGAGCAAAATCTGAGACAAAGGACATGG ATGAATGTTAAAGAAGCCAGGGATGTGTGCCAGCATTGGTGGATGAAGGAAGCTTTAGACATATTGGTTGAAAGACTCAACTCATTAAAGCagcaaaatgaacaaaattatcCCAACATCTGCTCTGATTTAGTGGCAAAGATTAGTAGTTTGTAA